The following are encoded in a window of Carya illinoinensis cultivar Pawnee chromosome 15, C.illinoinensisPawnee_v1, whole genome shotgun sequence genomic DNA:
- the LOC122295981 gene encoding protease 2 produces the protein MPTMGTTQRPQPPVAKKVEHLMEMFGDVRVDNFYWLRDDARSDPDVLSYLQKENAYTHSLMSGTQNFQDELYAEIRGRIKEDDVSAPVRKGAYYYYRRTLEGKEYVQHCRCLVPNPEVPPSANDTMPTGPDAPPEHVILDENVKAQAHDYYVIGAFKVSPNNKLVAYAEDTKGNEIYTVYFIDADTGVPLGNPIVGVSSYLEWAGDESLVYITMDEILRPDKAWLHKLGTERSTDRCLYHEKDETFSLDLQPSESKKFLFVASESKNTRFNFYLDVSRPEDGLKVLTPRLDGIDTSVSHRGDHFFIKRRSDQVFNSEIAACPMDNTSATKVLLPHRESIKIQDMQLFKDNLVVYEREEGLPRVTIYGLPNVGEPLKSLQVGHRVDFIDPIYSVEPSESQFVSSILRFEYSSMKTPHSVYDYDMKTGISVLKKIEAVFGGFDALNYVTERKWANAPDGTRIPLSIVYHKHRVKLDGSDPLLLYGYGSYEVCIDPSFKPSRLSLLDRGFVYAIAHIRGGGEMGRKWYEDGKFLKKKNTFTDFIACAEYLIENKYCSMEKLCMDGRSAGGLLIGAVLNMRPDLFKAAIAGVPFVDVLTTMLDPTIPLTTSEWEEWGDPRKEEFYFYMKSYSPVDNVKAQNYPDILVTAGLNDPRVMYSEPAKFVAKLRDLKTDDNLLLFKCEFGAGHSSKSGRFEKLQEDAFMHTFVMKALNMIPDHGSGQN, from the exons ATGCCCACGATGGGGACAACTCAAAGGCCTCAGCCTCCGGTGGCCAAGAAGGTGGAGCACCTCATGGAGATGTTCGGCGACGTGAGGGTTGACAACTTCTACTGGCTCCGCGATGACGCCCGCTCTGATCCCGACGTCCTCTCTTACCTTCAAAAGGAGAATGCCTATACTCATTCCCTCATGTCCG gcACGCAAAATTTTCAAGATGAGCTCTACGCGGAGATAAGGGGCCGGATCAAGGAGGATGATGTGTCTGCGCCTGTGCGCAAAGGGGCTTACTACTACTACCGGAGGACTCTGGAGGGTAAGGAGTACGTTCAGCATTGTAGGTGTCTTGTACCCAATCCAGAGGTCCCACCTTCTGCAAACGACACGATGCCTACAGGACCTGATGCTCCTCCGGAGCATGTTATCTTGGATGAGAATGTTAAGGCTCAAGCTCACGATTATTATGTCATTGGTGCTTTCAAAGTTAGTCCGAACAACAAGCTCGTGGCCTATGCGGAGGATACAAAAGGGAACGAGATTTATACCGTTTATTTCATTGATGCCGATACTGGGGTTCCCTTGGGGAACCCTATAGTGGGTGTGTCTTCCTATCTCGAATGGGCAGGTGATGAGTCTTTAGTGTACATCACCATGGACGAGATTCTCCGCCCTGACAAG GCATGGTTACATAAATTGGGAACTGAACGATCAACGGATCGTTGTCTTTATCACGAAAAGGATGAGACGTTTTCTCTGGATCTTCAACCTTCTGAGAGCAAGAAGTTTTTGTTCGTTGCATCTGAAAGCAAAAATACAAGGTTCAACTTTTACCTCGATGTTTCAAGGCCTGAAGATGGGCTTAAAGTTCTTACACCTCGTCTGGATGGTATCGACACATCCGTCAGCCATCGTGGGGATCATTTCTTTATTAAGAGGAGAAGCGACCAGGTTTTCAATTCAGAGATAGCAGCTTGTCCGATGGACAATACATCTGCAACTAAGGTTCTTCTTCCGCACAGGGAAAG CATAAAAATTCAGGATATGCAACTCTTTAAGGATAATCTTGTTGTATATGAGCGTGAAGAGGGTCTACCAAGAGTAACTATCTATGGCCTTCCAAATGTTGGAGAACCGCTTAAGAGTCTTCAAGTTGGCCATAGAGTTGATTTTATTGATCCTATATACTCAGTGGAACCATCAGAGTCACAGTTTGTTTCCAGCATTTTACGCTTTGAGTATAGCTCAATGAAGACGCCACACTCGGTGTACGATTATGATATGAAAACAGGCATTTCTGTTTTGAAGAAGATTGAAGCA GTGTTCGGGGGTTTTGATGCTCTAAATTATGTCACTGAAAGGAAATGGGCAAATGCTCCTGATGGCACTCGGATTCCTTTATCAATTGTTTATCACAAGCATCGAGTGAAGCTTGATGGGTCGGACCCATTGCTACTTTATGGCTATGGTTCTTATGAG GTATGCATAGATCCCAGTTTCAAGCCATCAAGGCTATCTTTACTAGATCGAGGTTTTGTTTATGCAATAGCTCACATCCGAGGAGGTGGTGAAATGGGGAGGAAGTGGTATGAGGATGGGAAatttcttaagaaaaaaaatactttcacGGATTTTATTGCTTGCGCTGAGTATTTAATAGAAAACAAATACTGTTCAATGGAAAAATTGTGCATGGATGGAAGAAGTGCCGGAGGATTGCTCATTGGTGCTGTTCTTAATATGAGGCCTGACTTGTTCAAGGCTGCTATTGCTGGAGTACCTTTTGTTGATGTTTTGACGACAATGCTGGATCCAACTATTCCCCTTACTACTTCAGAGTGGGAG GAATGGGGTGACCCGCGAAAGGAGGAGTTTTACTTCTACATGAAGTCATATTCCCCTGTTGATAAT GTTAAGGCACAAAATTATCCAGACATTCTTGTGACAGCTGGTTTAAATG ATCCACGTGTTATGTATTCGGAACCTGCTAAGTTTGTAGCAAAACTGAGGGATCTGAAGACTGATGATAACCTGCTGTTATTCAAGTGTGAATTTGGTGCTGGTCATTCTTCAAAGTCAGGAAG ATTTGAGAAGCTTCAAGAAGATGCATTCATGCATACTTTTGTAATGAAGGCTTTAAATATGATTCCTGACCATGGATCTGGACAGAACTGA